Within Novosphingobium resinovorum, the genomic segment GACAGGAATCTGGCAAGGTTCCGCCACCCTGCTCCGTTCTATCGATGGCGGAGTGACGCAGCAGCCCCTGACGCTGGGGGGCGATGCCTGGGGCACTTTCTCGCAAAATGTTTGTGAGCCGGTGTGGGAGGAATTCGAAAGCGGTGCTGCTCTCTACCTCGCGATTACCCTGACTTCGGGGTCGTTAACCTATCGGGTCGCGCAATAGCCGACGCAAACTTTTCCGTAGGAGAGACGATCCATGCCTATCGATATCATTGCGCGCGGTGCGAACACAGCCCATCGCCGAAACCTTGCTTCCAAAGCGCCGCGCAAAGGCGCTTCACTGATCGGAATGGATAGCGGCGGAACCGTCCGAGACCGTATAAACTGGGTCACACCTGAATCATTCGGGGCCATCGGCGACGGCAGTGTGGCCAATGCCGCGATTGATACGTCTGCGCTTCAGCAAGCAGTGAACTCTGGCAAGCCGGTTCTGCTTCGGCCTGGCGCAATCTACCAGATCAATGCCGAGATCAGGCCCCCCGACGGTACGGACCTTGTCATAAGCGGGCATCGCAACACGGGAGACAAGCAAAGCGTCTTGAACGCTGCCCCCGGATTCAAGGGCTGGATGCTGAGACCGAAGGCGTCCTATGATATCCGCGACGTAAAACTCAATGGCAACAATCTCGATGGCTGCTATCTGATTGGCAGCCCCGATGCCGCATCGGCGGGAATCGCCCGGATCGAGCGCGTCTACGTCGCCAATGCGGATATTGGCATATTCTTCGATACGGCCTGGAATCATCCTTGGGGACTCTATTACAATCAGATCGTTGGCGTCGGCTTTAGAACTGGCGGGATCAACCTTGGTGGCACAAGCGGTGCCGGCTCGTCGGGCGAGAGTGCCTGGACGATGGACAATATCAACATCAACGGAAGCCCTTCCGGGAATGGCATCGTTGCCAGCGATGTCGTCATTACTCCGGGAACCCCAGATTCCACGCACGATACCATTGCGTGGAATAACGATGCACCTCCACGCTACGGTTGGTGCGTCATGCGTTCCGCCGACGGCAGAACCGGCTGGCATGTCCCGCCAAACTGGGTGAGCGGCGGCCTTTCAGCCAACACATTCTCCGCCAGCAAAACGGCCGGGGAGAATTGGCAGTATGCCGTCGTCCGAATGACCCGCGGTGTATCCATCCGTCGCGGCAAGGCAATCTGGGCAGGAGTCGTCCAGTCAGAATATTTCGGTATCGGCCTGTATTTCCAAGATATCGTCTCGGCAGATGTGCGTCAGTACTATGCCGAAACACGAGATCGATTCCCGCCGTTGCCACAGTTCTGTGGAATATTCGCTGCCAATTCAAACGTATCCATCGGTGGCGGGTGGGTCGAACAACTTGGTTACGGCCTGATCGCGGCTTCGAACGGGCGCATCAACCTGACAGGCCCGTTCCGCACCAACAATTGTAGGTGGGGCAAAGCCGCGATCGGCGGAGCGACAACTCAAGCGATGCGACTATTCGGAGATTTGATGGCAACGGGTACGACACCCAACACCATCGTTCCTTTGACAGGCAGTGCCTACGATTACACTTCGGCGGGTGTCGAGCACGATACCGATAACGCCGCAATGACATCTTACGTAGATGGCGCGGGCGGGTCTGGATATTCCGTAAGGCGTCGTGGAGTTACCAAAGGACGTTTCTACGCCAACACGTCCGGATACTCCCAGCTTGAAGCCGAATATATCAAGATCGCCCAGCCCGGTAAGTCGGCACTGGTTCCTATCGTGAACAAGAATTACACGACCGCCATAACTCCGGGAGCCTCAACCCCATTCATGACACTGTCGGGATTGCCGACAAATTCCGCAGCCGCAGCCAGCCTGTTCATTCAGATTGTCGGACGAGACGCATCCTCTGTGGTTCGGCAATCGCAAGCATGTCGACTTGACATCTCGTTGATCGAGACGGCTGGAACAGGGGTCGTCGCGTCCATTGTATCCTCAAGCCCGGTGGCAGCGATACAACTAGGGACCATGGGAAGTCCGGTGTTTGCCACCAGCGCAACGAACGGCACCGTCATGCTCACATGCACGGTGAATTCCAGCATGCCATCGCTATCGTTGTATGCCGTACCCATCGTCGGCACCGCCGAAGCGCAGACCATAAATATGGTTCAGTCGTAAACGTCCGGATCTGAACTTTAAAACGCCCGATCGTGCACCAGCACCCGCATGGTCAGGAAGATGATCTGAAGATCACGCATGATCGTCCACCCCTCCAGGTACTCGAGGTCGGCCTGGAGGCGGTTGACGAGATCGGATTCGTGATCCGTGGCGCCGCGAAAACCGCGTACTTGCGCAAGACCCGACAATCCCGGCTTGAGCGAGTGACGCTGCCAGTACCTCAGATCGACTTCCCAGAAGAGCTTGTCGCCCGCCAGAGAACCCGTCGCATGCGGACGCGGGCCGACCAGGCTCATGTCGCCGAGCAGCACGTTGAACAACTGCGGCAGTTCATCGATGCTGGTGCGGCGGATGAAGCGACCGATGCGGGTGATCCGCTGATCGTCCTTGGAGGCCGAAACGTTGCCGTTCGTGTCGCACAGGGCCTGCGTCATCGAACGAAACTTGTACATGTTGAAGAAGCGGTTGCCCCGACCCATGCGGCGCTGTGTGAAGAACACAGGCCCGCCGTCCTGCACCTTCACCGCCAGCGCAACCACGACCAGAAGCGGGGACAAGGCGAGAATTGCACCTCCCGCGAAGGCGACGTCGAACAGGCGCTTGACGGCACGATCACGTAGCCCGAGCGGCCCCGCAGACACCATCAGCAACCCGTGCTTGCCAACCACACGCGCACCTTGCGCGCCGAGGCGCGCGACCTCGTCGTCGAGGACTTCGCCATCGACGTTGGCGCCCTTGAGCATCATCGCCCATTCGGCGCGGCGTCCTGCAGGGCAACTCACGATTACGCGGTCGATATTGCGCAGGACGAGCCCGATGCGGTCCAACGCATTAGGGTCGTTGAGGTTGGGCCGCAGGCCCATTCCTGCCGCCGAGATGCGAATCGCACCGCGCACCTGCACTTGCGGTCCACCATCGTCGATTATGAGTTCATTGATGATGTTGTCGCCGCAACGCCACCGCACGAAGCTGCGCAGTTGCAGCCGCATCCATGCGATCACCGCCATTGCCGCCAGCGCGCCGCCATTAAAGCCGGAACGCGAGACATCGGCATCGGGCCGAATCAGGAACTGCACGAAGACCACGACAACCATCGCGATCACGACCGCAAGCAGCGCCCTGAACACACCTTTCCAACCATCTTGCAGCGAGGCGGTGGAATAAGCACCGTTGTAAAGCGCCAGAGTCAGGAAGATAGGGAGGATGAGTTGGGCATGGACCAAGCTCTCGCCAAGTCCTTGCGCGCCTGCCAGAATATAACCTGTCGATGCAAAACCGATGAAAATCGAAACGATATCGCCGACGACGAGGGAGAGGTAGCACTGCAGGCGCCGACGCTCGAGCGAAGGTGCAACGAGAAGATCGTCGAGATCGGCCCGCTCCTTGGCAAGTGAACCTGCGGCAAATGGGGCGTTCATGCTGGCAGCACCCGGGCTTGCGAACTCACGCTGAATGCCTCCCTCATCAGAACCTCAGCGCGCGCCGCATGGACATCATGCTGCGACGCAATAGGTATATGCCCGTATGTACTGGCGAGGCAACCCGAAAAGCGGATTCAGTCAGGACGTGGTAATTGTCGGTCGTTTCGAATTAGGACGCGCTGACCTTGCAATTGTCAAAAGACCGTCAGCCAATAAAAGCTCGGCATTCTGACTGTTAGCTAGCAGCATCTGGTGCAGCGCTACCAATCGAGCGACGAGCCGCTCAAGCCGATACCCGCGCCAGAGTTGCAACTGGGCAGTCAGCGCCGGCTGGTCCTTCCAGAATATCCGCCTCGCGCCGGCCTCGGCCTTGAGGAACCCTCCAACGTCGCGGCTGTCGCCCAGCCGTGCATTCAGACCGGCGAGCTGTGCCGTTCGGCGCTCGAAGGCGAGCAGAAGGCCGACCGGGTTCATGCCCTGATCGCGCATCCGCTTGAGTTCGGGACCGATGGCATCGCGCCTGCCGCCCAGCACGGCATCCACGAGCGGCGAAAAATCGTCATCTTCGGTCGATGCGCCGATCGCGTCGAGGTCTCCGGAGGCGACCGGGCGGGGCGTCTCGGGCGAAGCATCAAGGTAGAGCGCCAGCTTGGTGACTTCCGAGCGCGCCAGTCGCGTATCGAGCCCAGCACCTCGCGCAATGCGCTCGGCGATCTCGCTGCCCAGCTTGAGCCCTGCAGCATTCGCCATCGTCCGCACCGAAGCGGTTACCGAAGCAAGGTCCGGCGGATAGAACATCGCCACGAGGCCATCCGGCCGGGCCGCGAGCAACTTGGCGGTGCGCGACTTGTCGGTGGCACCGGTGGCAACGATCAGGACCGGGCAACCCTCCACGTCGTTCTCCAGCAGGGTCTGGACGGCATCGTGCGCCTCATCGCCCTGCGCGCGCACCCAGATATGGCGCGCACCGCCGAACAGCGAAGTGGAACGGGCCTCGTCGCCAAGACGGACCGGATCGCGGCGCAGTTCTGCACCCGACATTTCGACACGCTCGCCAATGTCGGGGAGAAACGAGAGAATCTTCGCCGCCGCATCCGAGGCTCCCGATTCGTCGGGACCGCAGAAGAAGAAGACACGGGCATCGCGGGCAGCACGCTGGGCGAGGCCCGCGAATTCCTTCTGAGTGGCCTTCACGGCCTGTTACTGGGCGGTTTCACCGCGCAGACGCAGCGCGATGTTGGTGACGATGCGCGTCGCGATGTCCTTGGACATGTTCTCCAGCGCAGTCTGTTCGGCCGCAATGGTCGCGTAGTCGGAGGAGACGACGTCGATCCCCGCGTCGGAGCCTGCGGTCTGGTCAAGGACCACTTCACCGCTACCCACGTCCACCAACTGGTAGCGCGCGCGCAGGGTGCGGCGTTCGCGGCCCACGGTATCGTCCGACAGTAGCGCGAAGCTCTCCAGCTTGTCGTCGAGGCGCACGTCGAGCCGGTACTTCGGCGCGACGCCCTTGGCGCCCGATACGCCAAGCTCGTCGACCAGCGCATTGCGCACCAGCCAGCCGGCCTTGCCCTGAATCGAGGACACTTCGACAGCAGCAAGCCCCTGCGCGACGGCGGCATTGCCGCCGCCCGCATACATCGGCTGCAGCCCGCACCCGGCGAGCAGCACGGCTCCAGTGAGGGCAATTAAAGCCTTCACGCGACGAGATTTACCAGTCGGTCGGGCACCACGATCACCTTGCGAATTTCCGCACCATCGAGTGCACGCTGCACCTTCTCGCTGGCGAGGGCAAGCGCCTCGAGGTCTTCCTTCGACGTGCCCTTGGCGACGGTGAGGGTATCGCGCAGCTTGCCCTTGACCTGCACCGCCACGGTTACCTCGTCATCCACCAGCAGCGCCGGATCGACTTCGGGCCATGCGGCGTCGGCGATCAGGCCCTCGCCTATCGAAGACCACGCCTCTTCGGCAAGGTGCGGCATCATCGGCGACACCAGCAGCAGCAGCGTGCGGATCGCGGCGGAACGGCTGGCGGAGGGCTGGGCCTTCTCCACCGCGCCGGTCAGTTCGTAAATGCGCGCCACGGTCTTGTTGAAGCCGAGCGATTCGATGTCACGCGCCGCCGCGTCCACGGTCTGGTGAACCTTGCGGTCGATGGCCTTGTCCTCGCCGGTCGCCGCCGCGTCGTACTGCGCGAACAGGCGCCACAGGCGCTGGACGAAGCGGCCACAGCCTTCGATCCCAGCTTCGGACCAGGGCAGGTCGCGCTCGGGCGGGCTGTCGGACAGCATGAACCAGCGGATCGCATCGGCGCCGTAGGTCGCGACGATCTCGTCGGGATCGACGACGTTCTTCTTCGACTTCGACATCTTGATGACGCGGCCGACCTCGATCGGGGCGCCATCGGCCTTGAGCGTCGCGCCTTCGGAGGTGCGGTCCACTTCACTGGGGGCAAAGTAGATCGGCTGGCCGTTGGCTTCGTTCACGCGGCTATACGTCTCGTGCGTGACCATGCCCTGCGTGAACAGGCTGCCGAACGGTTCCTTGACCTCGATCTTGCCGATGCGGGCCAGCGCGCGGGTCCAGAAGCGAGCGTAGAGCAAGTGCAGGATCGCATGCTCGATGCCGCCGATGTACTGTTCCACCGGCAGCCACTCGGCAATTTTTGCCGGGTCGAACGGGCGGTCGTCAGGCTGGCTGGCGAAGCGCAGGAAGTACCACGAGGAATCGACGAAAGTGTCGAGCGTGTCGGTCTCGCGGCGGGCCGGGTGGCCGCACTGCGGGCAGTCGACGTGCTTCCAGGTCGGGTGGCGCACCAGCGGGTTGCCCGGCGTCTGGAAATCGACGTCCTCGGGCAGCACGACGGGCAGGTGCTTCTTGGGCACCGGCACCACGCCGCAAACCTCGCAATGGATGAACGGGATCGGCGTGCCCCAGTAGCGCTGGCGCGAAACGCCCCAGTCGCGCAGGCGCCAAACCGTCTTGCCCTCACCCCAGCCTTCGGCTTCGGCGCGGGCGATGACGGCGGCCTTGGCCTCCGCAACGCTCAGGCCATCGAGGAAGTCGGAGTTCACCAGAACGCCGTCGCCGGCCTCGGACTCGCCGTCGAAAGGCTTGTCGGCCTCCTCCGCGCTCGCCGCGACGACGCGCGCGATCGGAAGCCGGTACTTGGTCGCGAACTCGAAGTCGCGCTGGTCGTGGCCGGGGACGGCCATGACCGCACCGGTGCCGTAGTCCATCAGCACGAAATTGGCGATGTAGACCGGCAGCGGCGCGCCCGTGAACGGGTGCCTCGCGGTGATGCCAGTGTCGAAGCCCAGCTTCTCGGCCGTTTCAAGCTCTGCGGCGGTGGTGCCGCCCTGCTTGCACAGCGCGATGAAGTCCTGAACCTCGGGTCGCCCTTCGGCCGCGCCTTGCGCGATCGGGTGATCGGCGGCAACGGCAACGAAGCTTGCGCCGAAGATCGTGTCCGGGCGGGTCGAGTAGACCTCCACCTTTCCACCGGTCGAAAGGTCGAAGCTGAACTGCAGGCCCTGCGACTTGCCGATCCAGTTCTCCTGCATCGTGCGGACCTTTTCGGGCCATTTGTCGAGCGTGGAGAGGCCGTCCAGCAGTTCGTCGGCGAAGTCGGTGATCTTGAGGAACCACTGGGAGAGCTTGCGCTTCTCGACCAGCGCGCCCGAGCGCCAGCCGCGCCCGTCGATCACCTGTTCGTTCGCCAGCACGGTCTGGTCGACCGGGTCCCAGTTGACCGCCGATTCCTTGCGATAGACGAGATCGTGGGCGTAAAGGTCGAGGAACAGCGCCTGTTCGTGGCCGTAATATTCCGGCTCGCAGGTCGCGATCTCGCGACTCCAGTCGAGCGCGAAGCCGAGGCGCTTGAGCTGCGCCTTCATGTTCGCGATGTTCTCGCGCGTCCAGCCGCCGGGGTGGACGCCCTTTTCCATCGCCGCGTTCTCGGCGGGCATGCCGAAGGCGTCCCAGCCCATCGGGTGCAGGACCTCGAAGCCCTTCATCCGCTTGTAGCGCGCCAGCACGTCGCCCATCGTGTAGTTGCGGACGTGGCCGATATGGATGCGGCCCGAAGGATACGGGAACATCTCCAGCACGTAGCTGCGCGGCTTCGCGGAAGTGTCGTCGGCGCGGAAGCTCTGCGCTTCGTCCCACGCAGCCTGCCAGCGCGTGTCCGCCTGTGCGGGATCGAACCGCTCGGTCATCTTTGTCTAAACTCCTGCGGGACCGGCCCGCCAAATGAACGGGGCGGCCGCAAGGGCCGCCCGATAATTCTTAACCGCCGATCGAATCGCGGCGCAGGTCGCGGGCACGGGTGAGGATGATGTCCTCGAGCTTCTGCACCGTCGCGGCCTGGACCGGCGCGGCGACCCAGCCACCGCCCTGCGCCACTTCGCGCACGGCGGTGACGCGCAGCGCATCGGCGCGCAGGTCCTGGTCGAGGATCGCGATCGACACCTTCACGCGCTCGGTCGGAGTCTTGGGATTGACGTACCAATCGGTGATGATCACGCCGCCGGCGCTGTCCGACTGGAGCAGCGGCATGAACGACACCGAATCGAGGCTGGCGCGCCACAGGTAGCTGTTCACGCCGATGGTGGTGACCTGCGAAGGCGCGAGCTTGGCCTGCTCCTTCTTCCTGCCACCGCCGCAACCGGCCAGTGCCAGCGCCGCCGCGGCGCAGATGCCCACGGTCGTCAGCGTGCGCACGGTGAAGAGGCCGTTGTCGGTGCTGGCTTTCATGTTCGTTCCCAAATCCGGTGTCAGAGGCTGCAGACGCGGCGCACGCCGAGCCTGTCGTCAAAACGCCTCTATAACCGCCAGTGGGCCAGCGGCAAGAGCGCCTTTCCGATGCCAAGTCCCAAGCAGGGCAAGGATGAGCGCGTCCTGAACGGAAGGCGCTGCGTCTTTACCCCCGCACTCAGGACGTGTTAATCTGCGACCGTCATCATTTGCAGACCCCGTCACGGCGAGTCTGCCACGGGGCAAAGAGAAGCAGACAGGGGCGTTTGATGAGTACCGAGGGTGAAGGCGCTACCCGAGGAGGCATGAAGGGAAGCCTGCTGCTGGCGGGTTGTGTCGCCCTGCTGGCCCTGCCCAGCGCGGTGCTCGCCTTCTCCACCGACTTCAAGGGCGACACCGCGGCCAATTCGGGACAGATCGATCCGCTGGCGCCCGAGACGACGCAGGAGAACCTGTCGCAGGCCATCGCAATGCGTTCGCTGGCTAAAGGCGATCTTTTTCCATTTACGCCGGCGGGCACGCCCAACCGCCCGGATCGTGCCGTGACCGTCGCCGTCCGCGTCGATCCCGAGGCGGCGCAGGCAATCATCGTCCATGGCCGGTCACCGCTTGCGCAGATCAGCCAGGATCCCGCGCGACTGCGTATCGCGCCCACCGCTTTCAATCTCGGCGTGTCGCGCGGATACCAGAACTTCGCGCAGAACCTCGTCCCGCAGGCGCCCAGCCGGCCAATGGCGGAACTGCCGGACCTCAAGAAGTTCAGCCTTTCACCGGGAACGGCAAAGCAGGACGAGCCGCGCTTCAGCCCGAGGATATCTCTCGACGAGAAGAAGGCGTCAGGTCGGGCCCCGCGCACATTCGCAATCGATGGCAGCGAAGTCGATCTCGGCGGCGCCTATCGCGTCACCGAAAATCTCGATGTGACGGCCGGGGTGCGTTATTCGCAGGATCGTGAACGCCTCGTCCCCCTGACCGACCGGAAACAGGATAGTCAGGCGGTCTATGTCGGAACGCAGTTCAAGTTCTGATACAAGCAATATTGATTGCAAAATCCGCAATCAAGAATGCTGCATTTAGGTCAATGGTCGGCCTTGCCGCCGTCATAATCCTTCCATAGCCTTGTCGTCGGTGGATGCTCACAACGAAAGGCTAAACATATGGCGCGCGTTGCAATTGTAACCGGCGGGACCCGGGGTATCGGCGAAGCTGTGTCGCTCGCACTGAAAGAACGCGGTCACACCGTCGTCGCGAATTACGCCGGCAACGAAGAAAAGGCGGCCGCTTTCACCGAGCGCACCGGTATCCCTTCCTACAAGTGGGACGTGGGTGATTTCGAGGCGACGCAGGACAGCTGCGCGCGCATCGCGTCCGAAATCGGTCCGATCGACATCGTGATCAACAACGCAGGGATCACCCGCGACGGCGTGCTCCACAAGATGAGCTTCGACGACTGGAACGACGTCATGCGCGTCAATCTGGGCGGCTGCTTCAACACCGCCAAGGCGACCTTCTCGGGCATGCGCGAGCGTGGCTGGGGCCGCATCGTCAACATCGGTTCGATCAACGGACAGGCCGGCCAGTACGGCCAGGTGAACTATGCCGCTGCAAAGAGCGGTATCCACGGGTTCACCAAGGCGCTGGCGCAGGAAGGTGCCAAGTACGGAGTGACCGTCAATGCGATCGCGCCGGGCTATATCGATACCGACATGGTCGCCGCCGTGCCGCCGCCGGTGCTGGAGAAGATCGTCGCCAAGATCCCGGTCGGCCGTCTCGGCAGCGCCTATGAGATTGCGCGCGGCTGTGCCTTCCTGTGCTCGGAGAACGCGGCATTCGTCACCGGATCGACGCTGAGCATCAACGGCGGCCAGCATATGTACTGATGGTGGCAGGCAACGCGGCGGCGCAACAACAGGCGCAACTTGAACTCATCGCCCGAAAAGCGTAGGGTTACCGCCGCAAACGACACTGGTCTGTGGCCATGTGGATCAAGCCCTCGCCGCTGCAACGGCGGGGGCTTAGTCGTTTTCGGGCAGAACGCCCTGAACCGAACGTCTGGGGGACACGCTGCAACGCATCCCCCACCCGTTGCCTACTTCCGGCCCTTCACCTCCACCACCTTCAGGATGAGGGTGGCAAAGGCGAACAAGGCCCCAAGGAAGAGGCACAAGTCAGCAAACGACACTGGCTTTTCCTCCAAGGGATCGACGGCAGGAGTGCCGCCGCTGATCACCCTATAGGAAAAATCCTACATGTTCCATATTTGTTCTCATCAAGCGTCAGACGAGTTCGCCCAGCGCTGCCGCGTCGAAGCCCTTCAATTCGCCAGCATTTCCATCACGCACCTTGGAGACCCAGTCGGGATCGGTGATGAGCGCGCGGCCAACGGCGATCAGGTCGAACTCATCGCGTTCCATGCGTTCCACGAGTCGATCGAGGCCGACGCTCGACGAGCCCTCGCCACCGAACGCAGCCATGAAATCGCCGGAAAGTCCCACTGACCCGACGCTGATGGTGGTGGCACCGGTGAGCTTCTTGGCCCAGCCGGCGAAGTTCAACCCGTTCTCGCCGTCGATCTCCGGGAACTCGGGCTCCCAGAAACGGCGCTGCGAACAGTGCAGGACATCTACGCCCGCTTCGACCAGCGGCTCTAGCCAGTCGGCCATGAGGTCCGGAGTCTCGGCAAGGCGCGCGGCATAGTCCTGCTGCTTCCACTGGCTCAGGCGCAGGATCAGGGGATAGCCCGGCCCCACCGCCTCGCGCACCGCCGCCACGACTTCGGCCGCAAAGCGCGAACGCTCACGAATGGTCGCGCCGCCGTAGCGGTCGGTGCGCAGGTTGCTGCCCGACCAGAAGAACTGGTCGATGAGGTAGCCATGCGCACCGTGCAGTTCGACCACGTCGAAGCCAAGCCGCTTTGCATCGGCCGCAGCACGAGCGAACGCGGCCACGCTGTCCGCGATGGCTTCCTCGCTCATCGCCTCGCCGCGCGGGACATCGGGCGCATCGTAGCCCGACGGGCTCTCGACGGGCGCATCGGGCACCCACTCGGTCATGAAGCTCTTGGTCGCGCCGGTGTGCCACAATTGCGGCCCCATGCGGCCGCCTGCTCCGTGCACCGCATCGAT encodes:
- a CDS encoding sugar transferase, giving the protein MNAPFAAGSLAKERADLDDLLVAPSLERRRLQCYLSLVVGDIVSIFIGFASTGYILAGAQGLGESLVHAQLILPIFLTLALYNGAYSTASLQDGWKGVFRALLAVVIAMVVVVFVQFLIRPDADVSRSGFNGGALAAMAVIAWMRLQLRSFVRWRCGDNIINELIIDDGGPQVQVRGAIRISAAGMGLRPNLNDPNALDRIGLVLRNIDRVIVSCPAGRRAEWAMMLKGANVDGEVLDDEVARLGAQGARVVGKHGLLMVSAGPLGLRDRAVKRLFDVAFAGGAILALSPLLVVVALAVKVQDGGPVFFTQRRMGRGNRFFNMYKFRSMTQALCDTNGNVSASKDDQRITRIGRFIRRTSIDELPQLFNVLLGDMSLVGPRPHATGSLAGDKLFWEVDLRYWQRHSLKPGLSGLAQVRGFRGATDHESDLVNRLQADLEYLEGWTIMRDLQIIFLTMRVLVHDRAF
- the holA gene encoding DNA polymerase III subunit delta is translated as MKATQKEFAGLAQRAARDARVFFFCGPDESGASDAAAKILSFLPDIGERVEMSGAELRRDPVRLGDEARSTSLFGGARHIWVRAQGDEAHDAVQTLLENDVEGCPVLIVATGATDKSRTAKLLAARPDGLVAMFYPPDLASVTASVRTMANAAGLKLGSEIAERIARGAGLDTRLARSEVTKLALYLDASPETPRPVASGDLDAIGASTEDDDFSPLVDAVLGGRRDAIGPELKRMRDQGMNPVGLLLAFERRTAQLAGLNARLGDSRDVGGFLKAEAGARRIFWKDQPALTAQLQLWRGYRLERLVARLVALHQMLLANSQNAELLLADGLLTIARSARPNSKRPTITTS
- the lptE gene encoding LPS assembly lipoprotein LptE, with the translated sequence MKALIALTGAVLLAGCGLQPMYAGGGNAAVAQGLAAVEVSSIQGKAGWLVRNALVDELGVSGAKGVAPKYRLDVRLDDKLESFALLSDDTVGRERRTLRARYQLVDVGSGEVVLDQTAGSDAGIDVVSSDYATIAAEQTALENMSKDIATRIVTNIALRLRGETAQ
- the leuS gene encoding leucine--tRNA ligase, which encodes MTERFDPAQADTRWQAAWDEAQSFRADDTSAKPRSYVLEMFPYPSGRIHIGHVRNYTMGDVLARYKRMKGFEVLHPMGWDAFGMPAENAAMEKGVHPGGWTRENIANMKAQLKRLGFALDWSREIATCEPEYYGHEQALFLDLYAHDLVYRKESAVNWDPVDQTVLANEQVIDGRGWRSGALVEKRKLSQWFLKITDFADELLDGLSTLDKWPEKVRTMQENWIGKSQGLQFSFDLSTGGKVEVYSTRPDTIFGASFVAVAADHPIAQGAAEGRPEVQDFIALCKQGGTTAAELETAEKLGFDTGITARHPFTGAPLPVYIANFVLMDYGTGAVMAVPGHDQRDFEFATKYRLPIARVVAASAEEADKPFDGESEAGDGVLVNSDFLDGLSVAEAKAAVIARAEAEGWGEGKTVWRLRDWGVSRQRYWGTPIPFIHCEVCGVVPVPKKHLPVVLPEDVDFQTPGNPLVRHPTWKHVDCPQCGHPARRETDTLDTFVDSSWYFLRFASQPDDRPFDPAKIAEWLPVEQYIGGIEHAILHLLYARFWTRALARIGKIEVKEPFGSLFTQGMVTHETYSRVNEANGQPIYFAPSEVDRTSEGATLKADGAPIEVGRVIKMSKSKKNVVDPDEIVATYGADAIRWFMLSDSPPERDLPWSEAGIEGCGRFVQRLWRLFAQYDAAATGEDKAIDRKVHQTVDAAARDIESLGFNKTVARIYELTGAVEKAQPSASRSAAIRTLLLLVSPMMPHLAEEAWSSIGEGLIADAAWPEVDPALLVDDEVTVAVQVKGKLRDTLTVAKGTSKEDLEALALASEKVQRALDGAEIRKVIVVPDRLVNLVA
- a CDS encoding DUF3576 domain-containing protein, giving the protein MKASTDNGLFTVRTLTTVGICAAAALALAGCGGGRKKEQAKLAPSQVTTIGVNSYLWRASLDSVSFMPLLQSDSAGGVIITDWYVNPKTPTERVKVSIAILDQDLRADALRVTAVREVAQGGGWVAAPVQAATVQKLEDIILTRARDLRRDSIGG
- the phbB gene encoding acetoacetyl-CoA reductase, which translates into the protein MARVAIVTGGTRGIGEAVSLALKERGHTVVANYAGNEEKAAAFTERTGIPSYKWDVGDFEATQDSCARIASEIGPIDIVINNAGITRDGVLHKMSFDDWNDVMRVNLGGCFNTAKATFSGMRERGWGRIVNIGSINGQAGQYGQVNYAAAKSGIHGFTKALAQEGAKYGVTVNAIAPGYIDTDMVAAVPPPVLEKIVAKIPVGRLGSAYEIARGCAFLCSENAAFVTGSTLSINGGQHMY
- a CDS encoding NADH:flavin oxidoreductase; the encoded protein is MTASATDVLFKPFRIGSLDLPNRIVMAPMTRAFAAEGIPGEAQAAYYRRRAEGGVGLILSEGTVIDRPASRNDPGIPFFHGEPALGGWKQVIDAVHGAGGRMGPQLWHTGATKSFMTEWVPDAPVESPSGYDAPDVPRGEAMSEEAIADSVAAFARAAADAKRLGFDVVELHGAHGYLIDQFFWSGSNLRTDRYGGATIRERSRFAAEVVAAVREAVGPGYPLILRLSQWKQQDYAARLAETPDLMADWLEPLVEAGVDVLHCSQRRFWEPEFPEIDGENGLNFAGWAKKLTGATTISVGSVGLSGDFMAAFGGEGSSSVGLDRLVERMERDEFDLIAVGRALITDPDWVSKVRDGNAGELKGFDAAALGELV